The following nucleotide sequence is from Fimbriimonadaceae bacterium.
GTAGGCGCGAGTTTCGAGACAAGAATAGGTTCCTGCGAGGTAAGCGGCGTCAACAGCACGCGACCGATCAGTTCATCGCTCGACGGGAAGGTCCCATCAGGGACGCTCTCGGAGGGAAAAGACACCACACGGACGGCATCACTGGACAGCACGGTTCCCCAGGGAAGCGCGTGGGCAGCCACGGCGACGGACGTCATTCGATTGTTCGCGCTGAGCTCGGTTCGCGTCTCATCCAGTAGTTGCTGGACATAGCCATATGCGAGTAGGCTGCTCACCGCTCCGATCGTTCCCCCCAGCCCGATCACAAGGAGTGCCCGTTGCCGAGATGTCAGCGCCATATATATGCTCCTCGCGATACAACGTCACCACCGGTCTAATAACGGGGCACGCGGTCTCCCTGGTATGCCGCTGAGATGTTCATTCTGCTTCCGCCGTGGGGGTGACAGGGTGCCACCGTCTCCCGGCTATTCATGCGATCCGTCAAGAGATCAACGACAGATCTCCTCGCCACCACAGTGTCAGTGCCGTCCCGAGCGCGATCACGATACCGTACCGGAGCAACGGTTCTGGAGCGGTCGACGTTGCAGAGGGCGCCGGACAACCGGTGAGCGCAATCGTCAGACCCCCTGCATAGACGGACCGCAGCATCGTCCGCCATCCCCGGTGTCGGCAACCGACGCCCAGTGCATAGATCCCGCCGAACAGAGCGATGGCCACGGCGGCCTGCATCACGCCGAACGGTCCCAAGCAGCTTCCGACCGCGCCAAGAAGTTTCACGTCTCCGGCCCCCATTCCTCCGCACACATAGAAGCCGATCAGCAGAGCGATGCCGACACAGTACCCGGCCAGACTACCGACCAGGCCGATCAGGCCATTGTGTGCGGTCTGCAAGATGATGCCGCCGCTCACACCTGTCATCGTGAGCCAATTTGGAATCAGCCCCCTCGCCGCGTCGCTGACCGCCCCGAGGATCACCACGACCAGAACGAATAGCATCATGTCCATCGTCACCTCGAAGGGAGTGATGGCGCAGCCATGGGTTCAGCGAATCAGGCCGGCCAATCGCGTGAACATGTTCCTGATATTGCCGCCGAGCGTAAACGCTGCCGTGGCGATGACCACCGCGATCGCAGATGCGATCAATGCGTACTCAATGGCCGCCGCACCGTCTTCTTCCTGGAAAAATCGTCGCATGGCATTCAGCATGACACTCTCTCCTTGTTAGAAAGAACCAGATTTCGTAGGCAGGTTACCGACGCCTACCCCTTCCGACTCATGTATCGGCGGAATACCCGTTAGACTTAAGCCCCGCCGCTCTGTTTTTAATAGTCGTCAGTCCCAGCTATAGATGGCCTCCACACAATTGCCAGCGCCCTGGAAGGTCACCTTCTGACATAGTGCGCGGACGAGCGCGAGTCCGCGACCGAA
It contains:
- a CDS encoding prepilin peptidase codes for the protein MMLFVLVVVILGAVSDAARGLIPNWLTMTGVSGGIILQTAHNGLIGLVGSLAGYCVGIALLIGFYVCGGMGAGDVKLLGAVGSCLGPFGVMQAAVAIALFGGIYALGVGCRHRGWRTMLRSVYAGGLTIALTGCPAPSATSTAPEPLLRYGIVIALGTALTLWWRGDLSLIS
- a CDS encoding Flp family type IVb pilin, giving the protein MLNAMRRFFQEEDGAAAIEYALIASAIAVVIATAAFTLGGNIRNMFTRLAGLIR